The following nucleotide sequence is from Podospora bellae-mahoneyi strain CBS 112042 chromosome 1 map unlocalized CBS112042p_1, whole genome shotgun sequence.
CTCAATGCCTCGGTGTCAACACTTCGCCGGTAACTTTGTACAGCTGTCAAATGTGCCCTAATCATGGAGGCGTAAGCCTCTTCACATGGGAACCTGTCTGCCTCTCAGCAGCAAACAGTTCTAGCCGGACGAAAGGCCAAAAGACAATGTTTGGCTACCTAGAGATGGGATTGAGAGTATCAATATAGGTATGAAGGCTATAACCCTATTGTCCATCTACAGGACACCACATAGCTATCATTTGCGGTGACTGGGCTTGACTGGGAACTCCAGGGAATGAATGGTATTGGACTTTCGCTTTCGCAGTCCCAGCAGCCATACTGTGCGCCTCGTCGGTTTTTTATTCACTCATTCATTTTACGGAGGTGAAGATGTGTATTCACACGTGATGCGGGTCTTTGGGAGCGTCTTGGGGAGGCATTCTGGAACAGCTAACTGTATGTGTTGTTCCCATTCCCTCATCGATGCTATTCAACTGATCCTGACGAATAGCCTCAATTGGAGCAACAGCCATGTTCACTGCAGATTCGAGTTTCTCCCAGCAAAGCCCCAAGCGAATCAAGCTCCCAGCCCGGCTCCTCAATCTGAAAGTACTATAAAGTGTgtcttcttctctctgcCACTTGGCAAGCccacccttcctctccccattCAACTACCGTCTTCACCGTTAGCACTGAATGACCCAAATCACGATATAGAAACGATCCATTCATCAAACTACCATCGAAATGCCATCTACGTTCCTCTCTCGCAGTGCCCTTTCGGCCATCCGCCCAGCGAGCAACCAACCAGTCACCTCTCTTCCCAGCGTTAGAAGACTCAACTGTGTTACCATGAGTTTTGACGATGTCAAGAGATGGAAAGAGTGGAAAGCAAAGGAACTTTTGGTGCCCAATTCCCAGGACAACGTCTTCCACTTGAAGGTCTACTCTCCCATCAACAAAAGCCAGGTGTGGAACATTGACTATTCTGGTGTGTCTATCagacctccgcctcctcctcaacgggcATCTGCTCGTCTTCTCGTATCACCACTCCCGATCAAAGCCCCTGTTCGCCGCCTGAGGGCCCCGAAGCAACTCTTGTCATATCATTATGAGTCACCGACCGGCGGGGGATCATCTACACCACAAAGATCTTCTTTCTCCACCACGTCCCAGTACATCACCTTTGAGACGCTCAAATCAGTCGACAAAGGAGGCAAGGTCGACTCCCATTCCGCCAAAGTCAAGAGCTCGTTGCGGAACAGAGTCCAGTCTCGCCCAAACACCAATGACGCGCAAGTTACAGGTACTCCCGACAACAAGCAAGACAAAGATGTCGATGCTGAGCTACCAGTCTTGCGATATCTGCCATTCTTcctcggtgctggtggaCCACTCTGAGTTTGCGAGGCTTTCGCCTAAGGGTTTCCTACCATGAAGTTTCATAATAAACGATTCATGGTTAGGGTGGAAAACGTGGAGTTTTGTGGCTGAAGGCAAAAGATTGGGATTGGTATCCTGTGGAGCTTGGTTGGGATGGAGTTATGGCTTTTCATCCAGATTTTACACTTATGAGCGAAGGCGTTTAGAGGACCGGCAAGTGTTTTCTTCAAACGGGATTTCGAGTTTATGGGGTAGATCGGGCTATTTCAGTTCAGCTAAATAGAAGGGGAAGTAGTAAACCACATGCTGCTGGACGTACTGTTGAGGCTTGTGCATGAATTTGTGATAGTGATGAACTGGGCCCCAACAGGTCAGGGGAGGTTTcatcaaaaaagaaaagctgcCTACGACAGCAAACATTTAAACCAGTAGAACACGAAGTAGTCACCCTGcccacaaaataattgagACACCAAATAAAGACCCCCTCTTCacacgtcctcctccccaaccacactCTCTAAGAGCCTAGGAAAATATTTTAAAGGTATAGTGCCACAGGCCTACTCCTGTTCAAAGTTCGGAGGCCTTTGGCCACAGGTTAAAATACGCTTGTTTAAAATTGGAGGTTCCTGTGTAAGTGACTGCGATTTGGGTGATTTGGTGTCTCGATTAATTTGTGGGCAGGGTGGTAGTATAAGGTTCTTCGCCACAGTCTTCCCATGTCAGCCCCTGGTATGTCCCTTTTGTGTCATTCGCTCTTAGGGGGCGAGGAATGGGTTGGGGTACATTAGACAGTGCTGGGATTCTAAAGAAAATTGTCGATATCTAGCATCTATATGGACCGAGTTAGCCAAAAAGTCATGAAGTTGCAGAATCGAACCTTCCGGGGATAAGCACCGATAGTATCAAGGCTTTATCCAGAACATTGTTAATCGGGAGTATGTTAAGATATTGCTACCGACTCATTGATTCAACTTCGCAACGTGACTGCCACATATTGACAGAACCGGATTTTCTAAGAAAGTCTGAATCTATTTCTCAATGCCTTAGTCATGGTAGAGTAGCAAGTTGTTGGAGCTAGTGAAAGGTGGTTAAAGCTAGACGTTCATTAAGAGCATACAGAAAATCACGGATTTCTCTTACCATTGGTCATGAGGAGCTAACTGCGACAGATTTTGTGAGGACCAGGAGCTCACGGTGCTTCAACAGCCACAGGCACAAATACGTACGGCTGTCAACCTGATAATCCTCCCAGAGATTTGAAAACTACGGCGACAAAGTCTCCGAGCCTCCAAACTGATGCTTTGTCATCGTGTTACTCGGAGTTGGGCTAAACCCGAATTCCAGAAAATAGGGTAGCGGACAACGGATGAACCTTCAGTGGAAATGGCACCAAACCCCCACAAATCCCGGCCCCGAAGATCCCTGCCAATTACGTGGGCACCGCTGTGCAACTCCAAAAGCTTCCGGCAAGCCTGGGCCGGCAGGGGACGGGACAGCGAGACAGTTCTTATATAAACCACCCAGTGCTTGGTTTGCCATCCCCATTGTGAATTGCGCCATCCATCCATTACCCAAACAGGTAATTAACTGTTGTGTAAAACCACCAACATGTCTCCAAAagcagcctcaacagccacaGGCCCACTTGCGCCATCGAATCCGGAAACCAAAGAAGACACCGCTCTCTGGAGTTTGAAACATGTCCAAGTCCTCTGGTCCTGGGCCGCCAGACCATCCAAGCCAACATATCCTCCCATCTCCTCAATCCCACCCACGCCGGCCACCCGTCTCCTCGAAGCCGATGCCGTGCCCACAACCGGCGAGCCCTTCCCGACCGAGCCAATCCTCACCAGAAACGCCCACCATGAGCCCTCCAAATCCAATACTGTCCTCTACCTCGCCTATGGCTCCAACATGTGCTCAAAGACCTTCCTGGGCATGCGCGGCATCCGTCCCCTAAGCCAAATCAACGTATCCGCCCCTTCTCTCGACCTAACCTTTGACCTGCCCGGTCTCCCATATCGCGAACCATGTTTCGCCAACACCGCCCTGCGTAAACTCCCAGAACCTCCAAAACTGCCCCCCAAAGTCCCTGACATGCCCGACCTCCCTGACCCCCCAAAGATgccccctttctcttccAGCAATCGACAGCGCAGACCAATCAACTGGACCAAAGGCCTCGTCGGCGTAGTCTACGAAGTAACGGCAGAAGACTACGCCaaaatcatcaccaccgaaggcggcggcgcaAGCTACCACGACATTCTCGTGCCATGTTTCCCCTTGCCAGCCACGATCGGCGTCCCAGAAAAACCCGACATTCCCGTCCCTCCCAGACCGTTCCTCGCGAGAACGCTCTATGCCCCACGCCTCCCCGATACCCCAGATAAGCCGCCGAAAGAAGACGATCGCAGCCCCgccaacaacgacgacggtgacggtgacaAATGCCCCAAGCCTGAACCCCCCTCTTGGATCcaaaaactcctcctccccgtccgcCGCCCGCAAGCAGACTACGCCCAGCCCTCCCCCCGttacctctccctcctcaccaccggcgcaGCAGAACACGACCTCCCCCAAGACTACCAAGCCTACCTCCAATCCCTCCGGCCCTACACCGCAACCACCTGCCTCCAGAAACTCGGCCAGGTACTCTTCCTCAGCTTCTGGGCGCCCTGGGTCATAACAGCCATGTTTGGGGGTCGGTTGTTCAGTGACGAGAAGGGCAGGGCGCCCAAGTGGGTCGTGGCAGGGACGACGGTGCTGTTTAATATCGTCTGGGCAAGTTACGATTACGTCGCCAAGCCCATCTTTGGGGACGGGGAGAGGacgctcgaggaggaggagacggacgGGCAGAGGAGTTGGGTCGGGGAACGGTGGGGCggtgggagaagggagagggggacTGTGGACGAGAGGAGGGTTCTGTTGGTGTAGGtcatggagatgaagagagTGAGAGTCCGAGGAAAGAAGTTCGAAGAGGGTGGATATCGAATATCATCCATCTTCCGAGGACCAAGACATCTCGGAAAGCCATAGGCTGACGCGAGCGTCAGTTCAGTTTCTGTGTAAACAACGGTACATAATGTCATCTCAAAGTACCCAAGTTTCTAGACAACGCTGGCGAGGAGTTTagagttttgtttttgtttttgtcacTTGGACATATGCACTCAATGCCAGCAAAGACACATTCATCTCTCTTCTCCACCGATAAGCAATGCATTTTGATTCGCCCAAAGCAATTGTATATGTTTGTAGCCATGAACAATCCCTACTTtcagaaaaaaagaggacATGTAGTCCATCATTATCCCGTTATGCCAGAGCCATATGCAAACTGTCAAACCTTTGTTGGTACAAGGTATGCATTTCCCAGTCCCCAGACCCGATACCAACCCGGTCCTTGCGGCCCCTCCTCTTACCCGCCTATAAGGCAGGTTAAATATATGTTATTTTTGACAGTACCAAAACTCAAAGACTCCCCATGAACCCCGCCCGTCCCTCATGCCTATGTCCTGGGTAAGAAAAAGATGACTTTTGAAACCTAATTCTTTCTGAAGAGGCTAGGAATGTCATTAACATTGACCTTGCCGTCCAGAATGCCGTCGACGAGCTTGAACAGAGGATACTTGTCCTCAATACCGCGCGCCCTCAAGAAGCTGCTGACTTCGCGCGAGGTCGAAATGCCCTGCAGCTTCTGCCCGTTGAGCTCTGTACGCTCAATCTCCTGAATGGACACTCCGCGCTCAACCGCCATCTTGGAGTACCGCCAGTTGCGGGCAGCGGTGCAGCTGACAATCATGTCGCCCCACCCGGCACTCTCCTCCCAGAGCGTGGCTGGCTGGATGGTCTCGGGGTAGAACTCGCGAGCGAACTGGATGATCTCCAACATGCCTCGACGCATGACGGCAGTCTTGGCAGTCATGTTCCAGCCGTGACCCTCCACAAAGCCACAGGCAATAGCGACGATGTTCTTGAGCGCACCGCCAAGTGAGACACCCACCACGTCAGACACCATCGAGACGGTGAAGTAAGGACGGCTGAAGAGTGTGTGAAGGACCTCGTGGTCCAGCGGGGGATAGCCTTCCGGGACGGGTGTGAGCTTCGTCTTGATAATCTGGCCACGAGAGTCGCGGTGCTCCTCGTAGGccccgttgccgttgccattGGCTTGTCCGTTTCCGTTGGCCACGTGGCGGTCGCAAGGAGGTGTGTTGTAAGCAATGGTGGTCTCGCACCAGTTCTCGTTGGCGATTTCGCTGGCAATGTTGGCTCCGCTCAGGGCACCGCAATAAATCTCAAGCTGCTCGCCAATGAACTCGCAGATGAGTTCGATCTTGTCGTCGGTTACGGTCACACCCTTGATGCAGCTCACGCCGCGGGCATAGGGGAGGATCTTGCCCTTGAGTTGTCTGcagatgttgttgatgaactCGTGTGGAAAGTTGAAGATGAGAATGGTGGCGTCCTTGACAGCGTCCTCGATGCTggggttggcgatgaggtTGGTCGGAAGATTGATGCCCTCGAGGTACTTTGTGTTTTGGTGCTTTGTGTTGATGACCTCGGTCAGGTTCCGAGTCTCGCCGTCAACTatcaccttctcctcgtaCACCCACATCTGAACATCCTTCTCGAAAACATCTGGGTGCTCGCTCGTGCTCTCAGCGATAACCTTGCCGACAGTGGTGCCCCAGTTTCCGGATCCAATCACTGCGACCTTGTGCTTGTGCGGAAAAGAGTCCGGTACGGTCATTTTGGCGGATTGAGAGTGTGTCGTACGGCGGTGAGACGGCTGCTGCTTGTTGTTAAGAGTGAGAGGGGCAGCTAATGACACAGCGATGTTGGAATAGCCAAGCGGTGGAGCAAGACCAAGAGGGTCTAGATTGCGGCAGCGGAGCGGGGTTggacgaggagagggagcgacGCCGCAGTGGTGATCGGGATTGGGATTGTTGAGGTGAGATGAGAAAGCACGACTTTGCCGGCAAGTTCTGGCTTCGGGTGAGGGTCTGGCTTTGGCTTTGAGAATGGGGTACCGGGATGGGCCGCTATGCGAGTGGATATTCCGACAGGAAGAATGGGGCAGGTCCGGCGTCGAGCAAGGGAAGGGCGATAAGCGACAAGACTTGGGAATGGAACAAGCAGCAGAGAAAATGGTCCGAAGCAGCAAGCGAGGGATGTTGGGACTCTTCTTGTAGTCCGCTAGTCGTAGTATCTTCATGAGCCAAAACAAAAGAGGCCGGGCGCGGGGACGGTGAgatggggcggggagggggtctGGATTCAAATAGGGGACTTTTCAACtgtctcttgctgctggctgtgTGTGTCTTTGTCAATCAGCTTGTGCACTGGTTCGATGACCGCCACTGGCCGGAATTGCTACGACGCGGTTGGCCCATTCCGAAAGGCATGACGCAAAAGGGGTTGCCAGGGAGGGCTTAATTGGCAGAAAATTGTTCACCGCCTGCCTCTTTTCCCTTCCATTTTTTATTTTAGGTCGTGGCTGACAGCTCAGCGCGAGCTTGTGATTGCGGGCCTTCCGTAACCACACACGGCTCGCCTCGGCCATCACCGTTCAAACCTCCGTTCACCGAGGTCGCCAAGCCATCTCGGCCATAATCGACATACAGAATCTCTCATTCACCGAGGCTCTTATCACCATATCAGACCTTATCTCCGTGAGGGCCTCCTCCACGCTCTGGAAATATCCTCACAATGATCACAAGACTCTGCCGAGGCTTGAAGAGCAACGGCTCCTGATAATGCGATAATTGCCTGCCCATGCGCTGAGAATTTCTGCAATACAACCATGCCTCGgccttcaacaccaaggcTGTTATCGCGATTACCACAGTGAATATGGCGATCGTTCCAATACGAGATGGTATCAACGGACCCCGGAGCACCGGATGCCGACCCAGGACTTGAGCCGCATCACTTGGACGTCCGTGACAGAATCCCCCTCGTGCTGTAGCCAGGGTCGGGCCGCTGCTTGGACGCCGGTGTTGCTGGGACATGCGTTTCTGCAGGATCAGTACCTACAGGATGAATGGGGCTTCAACATGCACACATGGTGGAAGTGCATAAGCTCGCTGCCAAACCATTCGCTTCTCGGGGTCGTCTGGAGTTGATATataacaccaccaccgttggTGCAGAATCAAAATAGTGGTTGTCGAGTCAGAACTATCGCCGTTGGAGGTCATCAAGGTTCACCATCGACTGACCTCTGCGATTCTTCTGCGATCTGTTAGGTGTTGCTCGATCAGGACTTTGTCGACTTCCGACTCTGGATTTTGCCTAGGGAATAGGGCTCTTGCATAGGTACCCTGTTCTCGCTTTATCATTGAAACAAAGATCGATACCACGATGCTATCGTTCCAACATTCCAAGAAATGCTTCGGTTTCGGTCACTTATAAGAGTTCGAATAGCTTACCTGTCGTGAGGCTTGTATGTTGCCAAGATGCCGCCGAGGACATCAGCAGATCAAGTTCCAGCCGCAGCATGGGGGGCCACGGGGCGGGGGTCAACAAGCGGTCTAAACTCTACGGCGTGCAATTCGCCAAGCCCCTCTATTCTTCGTGATGTCATCGAACATGGGCGCTGAGATGCGCTAAAACATGCGGGGCACCGGGCGACGCCTCTGCTAATATTTCTCACTCCGgcctcgtcaccaccatcaccatcaggCGGAAACAACGTGGGATCATTCAAGGGGAACACGGAAAGCTCCTCCTATAGACAAGTGGATGGCAGTTTGACACGGGTTTTGACACGCGGAACCACCGGAGCTCATGAAGGAGGCTCGCCACCTATCACAATGTTTTGGGATCAAACCAAAACTGCCCCGCTATCGAGTCTCAGGAGGCTCGAAGCACCCACCATTTATATAGGGAACGGGCGAAAACATCGGACTCTCTCGGTGTCGGTGCTCACCTTGGAGCGGGATGGAAGAGATTCTGCTTCAGGTGCCGCTCCGATCGGGCTTGATGGATAGGTTGGTGCCATTGAAAATTGAAACCAACAAGGACTCCGCCGGGCCGCACTGTCGGTTGCCCGCTTGTGCCTGTCAATCTGACGACATTACAGTATTCTTGGATATTGCAGGCCCATGCATAGGCCTACGAGCCGGGGCGTTCTGCGCCTTTGAACTTCCATTTCCGTCTTTTCTCTCCAAGCCTCTGGACAATCCCATGGGACCTGCAGGCTGCAG
It contains:
- a CDS encoding uncharacterized protein (EggNog:ENOG503Q3CR; COG:S), translating into MSPKAASTATGPLAPSNPETKEDTALWSLKHVQVLWSWAARPSKPTYPPISSIPPTPATRLLEADAVPTTGEPFPTEPILTRNAHHEPSKSNTVLYLAYGSNMCSKTFLGMRGIRPLSQINVSAPSLDLTFDLPGLPYREPCFANTALRKLPEPPKLPPKVPDMPDLPDPPKMPPFSSSNRQRRPINWTKGLVGVVYEVTAEDYAKIITTEGGGASYHDILVPCFPLPATIGVPEKPDIPVPPRPFLARTLYAPRLPDTPDKPPKEDDRSPANNDDGDGDKCPKPEPPSWIQKLLLPVRRPQADYAQPSPRYLSLLTTGAAEHDLPQDYQAYLQSLRPYTATTCLQKLGQVLFLSFWAPWVITAMFGGRLFSDEKGRAPKWVVAGTTVLFNIVWASYDYVAKPIFGDGERTLEEEETDGQRSWVGERWGGGRRERGTVDERRVLLV
- the GPD1 gene encoding glycerol-3-phosphate dehydrogenase (EggNog:ENOG503NVN7; COG:C); amino-acid sequence: MGQPRHPLPAPSHRPRARPLLFWLMKILRLADYKKSPNIPRLLLRTIFSAACSIPKSCRLSPFPCSTPDLPHSSCRNIHSHSGPSRYPILKAKARPSPEARTCRQSRAFSSHLNNPNPDHHCGVAPSPRPTPLRCRNLDPLGLAPPLGYSNIAVSLAAPLTLNNKQQPSHRRTTHSQSAKMTVPDSFPHKHKVAVIGSGNWGTTVGKVIAESTSEHPDVFEKDVQMWVYEEKVIVDGETRNLTEVINTKHQNTKYLEGINLPTNLIANPSIEDAVKDATILIFNFPHEFINNICRQLKGKILPYARGVSCIKGVTVTDDKIELICEFIGEQLEIYCGALSGANIASEIANENWCETTIAYNTPPCDRHVANGNGQANGNGNGAYEEHRDSRGQIIKTKLTPVPEGYPPLDHEVLHTLFSRPYFTVSMVSDVVGVSLGGALKNIVAIACGFVEGHGWNMTAKTAVMRRGMLEIIQFAREFYPETIQPATLWEESAGWGDMIVSCTAARNWRYSKMAVERGVSIQEIERTELNGQKLQGISTSREVSSFLRARGIEDKYPLFKLVDGILDGKVNVNDIPSLFRKN